The window tatcaaatctCCTCAAACATCACCACTCAaattcttccctttctttgacttttcaattaaaaacCCAATGGATTCTCCCTGAAAACCCCTCTAATTGTTTCAAACTCACACTAAAAACCAAGACCCatgatttcttcttcaccaatGATCAGTTTCCTCTTCCTGGCCACCCTCGCTGCCTTCTTCGGCGGCACCGTCGTCCCCATACGATGTCTGCAGTTCGACTTCCCACTTTTCACCGACGTAAGCCAGAAGGAGCTTATTCTTCATAACAATGCTCGAATCTTTTTGAACGCTACTCAAGTCACGCCGGACGTCAGAGGAGATTCGATCACCAATAAATCCGGCAGGGCTGTTTACAAAGACCCATTTCTGATAAGACACGGAGGAAAGATTGCAAGTTTCAATACTACGTTCGAACTCAACATCAAGGCACAGACTCAACCTGGCGGCGAGGGATTGGCTTTCATTCTCGCTGCTAATCATTCCGTTCCAGGGGATAGCTACGGTCAGTGGCTGGGGATTGTTAATGCTACCACAAATGGAACTCCAGAGGCCGGAATTATAGCGGTTGAGTTCGACACCAGTAAAAGTTATCCGGAAGATATCGATAGCAATCATGTGGGTTTGGATTTAAACAGCATTTATTCGATTGAACAAACGCCCATGTCGGAATTTGGTGTAGTTATTTCATCTGGAATGTCATTTTTCTCCATGATTCAATTCGACGGTTTCAATATCTCTGTTTTTGTTTCCACGTCCAACAAAACAGAGGATCTCTTGAAAAACCGTGTCATTTTTCAGCCATTAAATCTCTCAATTCTTCCAGATGAAGTTTATGTTGGATTCTCAGCTTCCACAGGCAATTTCACGGAGTTAAACTGTGTGAAATCATGGCAATTCAATGGAACAGATATCGGtgatcacaaaaaaaaaatccgtCTCTGGATTTGGCTAACAGTCGCCGGAATTGGAGCTCTGCTAATCATTGGGGCTATTGTTGCAATCATCTTCCATATCTGTACAAGAGACAGAAGAATGAATCATCAAGAAGAATCATACGAAGGCCTAGAACATCAGCTTCAAGATTTCTCCATAACCCCACAAgctaaaaaatttgaattcaaagaaCTGAAGAAAGCCACAAACAATTTCGACCCAAAGAACAGGCTTGGAAAAGGCGGATTCGG of the Cucumis sativus cultivar 9930 chromosome 3, Cucumber_9930_V3, whole genome shotgun sequence genome contains:
- the LOC101202982 gene encoding probable L-type lectin-domain containing receptor kinase S.5; amino-acid sequence: MISSSPMISFLFLATLAAFFGGTVVPIRCLQFDFPLFTDVSQKELILHNNARIFLNATQVTPDVRGDSITNKSGRAVYKDPFLIRHGGKIASFNTTFELNIKAQTQPGGEGLAFILAANHSVPGDSYGQWLGIVNATTNGTPEAGIIAVEFDTSKSYPEDIDSNHVGLDLNSIYSIEQTPMSEFGVVISSGMSFFSMIQFDGFNISVFVSTSNKTEDLLKNRVIFQPLNLSILPDEVYVGFSASTGNFTELNCVKSWQFNGTDIGDHKKKIRLWIWLTVAGIGALLIIGAIVAIIFHICTRDRRMNHQEESYEGLEHQLQDFSITPQAKKFEFKELKKATNNFDPKNRLGKGGFGTVYKGNLMNREVAVKRVSEDSRQGKQEFIAEVATIGSLHHKNLVKLLGWSYEKRDLLLVYEFMPNGSLDKLIFNNKMNGTQVNPNWEIRHNIICGVAEALDYLHNGCEKTVLHRDVKSSNIMLDSKFVAKLGDFGLARTMQRTEQTHHSTKEIAGTPGYMAPEIFLTSRATAETDVYAYGVLVLEVICGRKPGNPLDLGNYEGSIAHWVWEFHKDERLVEAVDESIEGQFVKEEIEYLLILGLSCCHPNPLARPSMRTVLAVLKGEANPPILPNERPSFVWPPMPPSFKEDTSDSSLKDSTHLVPFTELTGR